The following DNA comes from Streptomyces pristinaespiralis.
GTTCCGTGGCCGTGCGCGGTCGGCGCGGCGTCCCTGTGCGGTGCGGGCCGGTCGGGGGTTGCTCCCTGGCCACGCCCGAGACGTGCGACGGCCTCGTGCGGTGTGCCACGGCGCTGCCCCGGGCCGCGCGCATCGAGCGGCGGCGGGGCTGGGTGGGCCGGGTCGGTGGGTGTGGCGGGCTCGTGTTGTGGACGGGGGCGCTGCTCCCCACCCCGCGCCTCGATCGGCGGCGGGGCTGTATGTGTCCGGTTGTCCGCGTCGGCGTGCGGTGCGGGAGCCTGCCCCGAGGACCCGCCTGGGTCCGTGCCGGACGAGGGAGCAGCCGCCCCCAGGGGCGGAAGAGGCCGGTCGGAGGGAGAGGTCATCGGGGGGTGCGGCGGGAGCGCCACGCCGCCGCTCCGGCCAGGGTCAGGACCGCCGCGATGCCCGTGTACACGCCGACCGAGGGACCGTCGCCGCCCGCCGGTTCCTTCGTCGTGACCACGGCCGACCGCGAGCCCGTGCCCGGGGTCGGTAGGTCGGCCGGCAGAGCCTGGTCGCCGCAGCTCGAGGCGGGGTAGCCCGCGATCCCGCACAGCAGCGCCTCGCTGTTGTAGCGCAGCGGCTTCGCCACCTGCGCCAGCGCCTCCGCCGTCGTCGCCGCCGGTGCGACCCGCGCGCACGCCGTGCGCCGCGCGGGCGGCGTCTCGCCCTGCGGGGCGTCCGGCGCCGTGCCGAAGTCGATGACGAGGGCGATCCGCTTCGTGCCGTCCTTCGCGGGCGTTCCCGCGCAGATCGTGGCGAAGTCGGGTGCCGTGCGCGGTGTCGCCGCGTCCCCGCTGTCCTCGCTGACGGAGAACCGGAAACCGTGCACGGACCCGTCGGCCGGGCGGGCGGTGGCCGGGCCCTCCGTGGCGTACGTCCACTCGCCGCCGCTGCTCTTCCAGAACGACCAGTACCGGTAGCCCGCGGCCTGCGCGGGAGCCGCGACGGCCACCAGGAGCAGGGCGCAGAGGCCGAGAAGGGAGAGGAGGCGGGCGCGCATCAGCTCTGGTTCTTCCTGCGGCCGCTGAAGAGGAAGCCGACACCGACGGCCGCGACGAAGAACACGCCCACGATCCACCACGTGGAGGAGGACGAGTCGGAGGAGTCGCCGGAGTCCTTCTCGCTCTTGGCGGAGGCGGACGGCGAGGCGGCCGCCTGCGGGGCGGGACCGGTCGCGTTCAGTGCCGCGACCAGGTCCTGGCCGCCGAAGGACCTCGGGTCGGCGCCGGCCGCGCGTGCGGCGAAGATCAGCTGGGCGTAGGCGGCGGGGCCGTTCTGCTCCGCCCAGGCCGCCGAGTTCTGCTGGAGCCACGACAGCGGCTTCTTCGCCTGCTCGGCCAGTCCCTGCGTGGAGAGGGCGACGATCGCGTCGGCGGTGTTGCCGAAGTCCGGCGCGGGCGCGGAGTCCTCGGCGCCGGGCATCGGGGGAGTGTCGAAGTGGCCCTTCTCGGCCAGCCCGTTCGCGAGGTACGCCGCGCCGTTGTGCGCCGCGCCCTCGAGGTCGGTGGCCTTCTCGCAGGCCGTTCCCTTGGCGTCCTTCGTGCCGCCGCCGGTCGCCGCCAGGCCCTTGCCGTGCGCGGCGATCACGGCCGCCGCGGTGGAGTCGGCGACGATGCCGGGGGACGCGACCTGGTAGACGAAGGCGCCGCCGTCCTGGCCGCCGCAGGGCTTCGCGAACGTCAGCAGCGCGTCGTAGGGGGTCTTGCCCCCCTTGGACCTGGCGGCCGCCGGCTGCTCGCCGGCCGCGGCGAGCGCGCCGATGACGACGGACGTCGAGTTGGCGTCGCTCGCGCCGCCGGGGTTGTAGCCCCAGCCGCCGTCCTCGTTCTGCACGGACTTCAGCCAGCCGACGGTCTTGTCGACCACGGCGTCCTGCCCGCCGAGCGCGGCGAGCGCCTGCACGGCGGCGGCGCCGGCGTTGGTGTCGAGGGGCAGCTTCGCGTCGCAGTCCTTCGCGGTGTCGGCGCGGTACGAGGGGAAGCCGCCGCCCGCGCACTGCTGCCCGGTCAGGAAGGCGACCGCCGCGTCCGCCGGCTTCACTCCGGCCGTGTCCTGGGCGAGGAGGGCCAGCGACTGCCGCCACACGCCGTCATAGGTCGGGTCGCCCTTGCCGTAGAGACCGGCGGGCAGTTCCACGGACGGCGTGGGGGAGGGGGCGGAGGGGGCCGCGAAGGCGGCGGGTGCGGCGGACAGGCCGAGCACGGCGGAGACGACGAGCGCGGCTGCGCCGCGGCGAACGGTGGTCATGGCGGGCGGTGCCTCTCCTGCGGTACTCCCGGCGGGATCCGGGCACGGGCACGCTCAGGCACCTGGGCTCCGGCTCCGTATGCCTCGACGGTGCCGGTCACCGGCGGGCTGCCGGTGACACGAGCCGGTCACGACCTCGTACGGGGCATTCCGACTTGCCACCACGGAGGCGGCTCACGGTTGCGGGTCAGCGCCGGATTTCCACCGGCTTCCCCCCGTACGGGTAATGATGACGACGGCGACACTCTACCGGCCGGTCGCCCACCCGGACGTGGGGCGCCCGTCACACCGCCGCGTGCGTGGACCGGCTCACGGCCGCGTACGGGCCGGCCTCCGCGTCCGTCACACCGCCACGTACCGGACCGGCTCCCCGCCCGTCGCGGTCTCCGCGCGGCCGAGCTTCACCAGCCGCCGCAGATGGGCCTCGGCCTCGGAGACGGCGATGTTGCGGGAGCCGTACGGGATCTGCTCCCAGGGCCTGTTCCACTCCATCCGCTCGGCGACCTGCCACGGCGTGAGCGGCCGGACCAGCAGCGCCAGCAGTCCGGTGAGCCGCTGTTCGTGGTGGGCGAGCAGTTCCCGTACCCGGTCCTGGGCGCCGGTGAAGGCGTGCTGGTGGGCGGGGAGCACTTCGGCGGGGGCCAGACGGCCGACTCGCTCCAGGGAGTCGAGGTAGTCGCCGAGGGGGTCGGTGACGGTGGCGTCGTCGGGGTCCTCGTAGAGGCCGATGTGGGGGGTGATGCCGGGCAGCAGGTGGTCGCCGGAGAAGAGACGGCCGTTACCGGGGCGGCCCGCCGGGTGGGTCTCCTCGAGATGGAGGCAGACATGGCCGGGGGTGTGGCCCGGCGTCCACACGGCCCGGAGCCTGCGACCGGCCAGGTCGAGCAGTTCGCCCGGGACGATCTCCCGGTCGGGCAGTGCGGGGCGCAGGCCGGGCAGTGCGCCCCCGCCGCCCGCGGCGCGCGCGGCTCTCAGCGGGGCGATGTGCGCCTCGGGCGCCCCGGCGCGGGTGAGTTTGCCGGTGAGGTAGTCGAGCCACAGCCCCGGTTCGGCCTCGCGGGTGCGGCGCACGACGGTGGCGTCGGCGGCGTGCATCGCGATCCACGCCCCGGACGCCTCGCGGACGCGGCCGGACAGGCCGTGGTGGTCGGGGTGATGGTGGGTGACGACGACGCCGTGGATCTCTGCGGGCGAGGTGCCGCAGGCGGCCAGCCCCGCGGAGAGGGTGTCCCAGGCGGTCGGGTCGTCCCAGCCGGTGTCGACGAGGACCGGCCCGCGGTCGGTGTCGAGGAGGTGGACCAGGGTGTGGCCGAGCGGGTTGTCCGGGATGGGGACGCGCAGGGAGCGGACGCCGCCGCCGTGGTCGGTCACATGCCCAGCCGCTGCCTCGTCCGTCGTCGGCCCCATGCCCATTGCCCCCTGTAACTGGAACTGATATCAGTTCTGAAACTGTGTCAGATAGTGCGCCCCGGCGGGAGGCAGCAGTCATGACCGAGCTCGTGGAACACGGAGAACTGTTCATCGGGGGCGAGTTGACGGCCCCGCTCGGCACGGAAGTCATCGAGGTGATCTCCCCGCACAGCGAACAGGTCCTCGGCCGCGTCCCGCACGCCTCGCGCGCCGATGTGGACCGGGCGGTGGCCGCCGCGCGCCGGGCCTTCGACGAAGGACCCTGGCCGCGGGCGACGCTCGAGGAACGGATCGAGGTCGTCGGCCGGATCAAGGACGCCATCGCCGTACGGCACGAGGAGATCGCGCGGTCCATCAGCGCGCAGAACGGCTCCCCCTACTCGTGGAGCGTCCTCGCCCAGGCGCTCGGCGCGATGATGGTGTGGGACTCGGCGATCTCCGTCGCCCGCGACTTCACGCACGAGGAACGGCGCGACGGTGTCCTCGGCCCGATCCTGGTGCGGCGCGAGCCGGTGGGCGTCGTCGCGGCCGTCGTGCCGTGGAACGTCCCGCAGTTCACCGCTGCCGCCAAGCTCGCCCCCGCGCTGCTCGCGGGCTGCACCGTCGTCCTCAAGCCCTCGCCGGAGACACCCCTCGACTCGTACATCCTCGGCGAGATCGCGCGGGAGGCCGGGCTGCCGGAGGGAGTCCTGTCGATCCTGCCCGCGGGCCGGGAGGTCAGCGAGTACCTGGTCGGGCACAAGGGCGTCGACAAGGTCTCCTTCACCGGTTCCGTCGAGGCCGGCCGCCGGGTCATGGAGGTCGCCTCGCGCAACCTCACCCGCGTCACCCTCGAACTCGGCGGCAAGTCGGCGGCGGTGATCCTGCCCGACGCCGACCTCGCCACCGCGGTCGCCGGGATCGTCCCGGCCGCCTGGATGAACAACGGCCAGGCCTGCGTGGCCCAGACCCGCATCCTCGCGCCGCGCAGCCGCTACGACGAGATCGCGGAGGCCTTCGCCGCCGCGGCGTCCGCGCTCGTCGTCGGCGACCCCCTCGACGCGGCCACCCAGGTCGGCCCGTTGGTCGCGGAGCGCCAGCGGCGGCGTTCGCTGGACTACATACGTATCGGGCAGGAGGAGGGCGCCAAGATCCTCTGCGGGGGCGGCCGTCCGGCCGGCCTGGAGCGCGGCTGGTACGTGGAGCCGACGCTCTTCGGAGGCGTCGACAACTCGATGCGCATCGCCCGCGAGGAGATCTTCGGCCCGGTGATCTGCCTGCTGCCGTACGGCGACGAGGACGAGGCCGCCGCGATCGCCGACGACTCCGACTACGGCCTCAGCGGCAGTGTGTGGACGTCCGACGTCGAGCACGGCATCGACTTCGCGCGGCGGGTGCGGACCGGCACGTACAACGTCAACACCTTCAGTCTCGACATGCTCGGTCCCTTCGGCGGCTACAAGAACAGCGGCGTGGGCCGGGAGTTCGGACCGGAGGGCTACGGCGAATTCCTCGAGCACAAGATGATCCACCTGCCCGCCGGACACGGGAGCCACTGATGGGGGACCGCTGGCGCGTCGAGGTGGACCGCACCCTGTGCATCGGCTCCGGCATGTGCGTCGGCCACGCCCCGGACAGCTTCGACCTCGACGCGGCGCGCCAGTCGCATGCGCGGGCCACCACGGCCGACGCCGACGAGAAGCTCCTCGCGGCGGCCGAGAACTGCCCGGTGGAGGCCATCACGCTCACCGCGGCGGACAGCGGCGAGCCCGTCTTCCCGCCGGAGGAGTAGCCAAGGAGCGTTGCACCGGGAGTCGGGTGTCCCGGAGCGCCCGGCCGAAGGCGCGGGCTCGTCCCGCCGCCGGGATGGGCGAGGTCCGTCTTGCGGCCGTACGCACCAGATCGTGACCCGGCGACGATCCGCGTGGGAGTGATCCGCCTCTTCCTCTGCGCCCGACCGGATGTCCCCGGGCGTGTCCGACCGGCGGTCGGCCGCCTGCGCACGCTGGGCGCATCCCCTGTGGCCGGTGTGCACGCTCGTCGTCGCGCTGGTGTGGCCCGTCGCGGCGGCGCCGGAGGCGGCACGCACCCCATCGCAGCCGTGCGGCACCGACTGATGGGAGCCGCTCTCGCCGGTGCGCGGCTGCTGTCGCTGTGCCTGGCGGCCGCACCGACTCGCCGAACAGGCGGCCGGGCCCGCCAGGCACGCCCTCCCCTCGGCAGCCGGACGCTTCGGGCGAGTCGCCTCGGTGTGCGCTCGCCTCGCTCCTGCCGGCGGTGGGCATGTTCGCCTTCTGGCAGGCCCAACAAGGTCATCGGCGAGAGTCGTCCCCCGCCCTGACATGGGCGGGGGACGATTGCCGTCGGGCTGTACGGAGATGCGCGCCGCTACGTGCCGGTCTCGCTGATTCGCCAGGCGACCATCCCGGAGGATCCCGGTTCGCCGTCGACATCCACCCTCAGCCTGCTCGGCGCTTCGGTGATGCGCTGATGGACCGCGGTGCCGTCACAGTCGAAGCTCCGGACAACCGGTTCGCCTTCGACATGAACCGACAGCTTGGCCTTACCCTGCCCCGCGCAGGCCACTCCCAGCTGATACGACTTCCCGCGCGTCAGCGGCGAGTCCGTATGAATTCCGTCAGCGAGGGATTCCAGACCCGATTCGACGAACTCCGGATCGTCGATTGTCACGGTGTCCAGCGCGGCCTCCGCCTGCTCTCCAAGCCTCTTGTCGTTCGTGCCGGTCGGCTGCGAGGCCGCTGTCGTCGGGGTGGCCTGTTTCG
Coding sequences within:
- a CDS encoding SCO2322 family protein, which translates into the protein MRARLLSLLGLCALLLVAVAAPAQAAGYRYWSFWKSSGGEWTYATEGPATARPADGSVHGFRFSVSEDSGDAATPRTAPDFATICAGTPAKDGTKRIALVIDFGTAPDAPQGETPPARRTACARVAPAATTAEALAQVAKPLRYNSEALLCGIAGYPASSCGDQALPADLPTPGTGSRSAVVTTKEPAGGDGPSVGVYTGIAAVLTLAGAAAWRSRRTPR
- a CDS encoding prenyltransferase/squalene oxidase repeat-containing protein, whose amino-acid sequence is MTTVRRGAAALVVSAVLGLSAAPAAFAAPSAPSPTPSVELPAGLYGKGDPTYDGVWRQSLALLAQDTAGVKPADAAVAFLTGQQCAGGGFPSYRADTAKDCDAKLPLDTNAGAAAVQALAALGGQDAVVDKTVGWLKSVQNEDGGWGYNPGGASDANSTSVVIGALAAAGEQPAAARSKGGKTPYDALLTFAKPCGGQDGGAFVYQVASPGIVADSTAAAVIAAHGKGLAATGGGTKDAKGTACEKATDLEGAAHNGAAYLANGLAEKGHFDTPPMPGAEDSAPAPDFGNTADAIVALSTQGLAEQAKKPLSWLQQNSAAWAEQNGPAAYAQLIFAARAAGADPRSFGGQDLVAALNATGPAPQAAASPSASAKSEKDSGDSSDSSSSTWWIVGVFFVAAVGVGFLFSGRRKNQS
- a CDS encoding MBL fold metallo-hydrolase, giving the protein MGPTTDEAAAGHVTDHGGGVRSLRVPIPDNPLGHTLVHLLDTDRGPVLVDTGWDDPTAWDTLSAGLAACGTSPAEIHGVVVTHHHPDHHGLSGRVREASGAWIAMHAADATVVRRTREAEPGLWLDYLTGKLTRAGAPEAHIAPLRAARAAGGGGALPGLRPALPDREIVPGELLDLAGRRLRAVWTPGHTPGHVCLHLEETHPAGRPGNGRLFSGDHLLPGITPHIGLYEDPDDATVTDPLGDYLDSLERVGRLAPAEVLPAHQHAFTGAQDRVRELLAHHEQRLTGLLALLVRPLTPWQVAERMEWNRPWEQIPYGSRNIAVSEAEAHLRRLVKLGRAETATGGEPVRYVAV
- a CDS encoding aldehyde dehydrogenase, with translation MTELVEHGELFIGGELTAPLGTEVIEVISPHSEQVLGRVPHASRADVDRAVAAARRAFDEGPWPRATLEERIEVVGRIKDAIAVRHEEIARSISAQNGSPYSWSVLAQALGAMMVWDSAISVARDFTHEERRDGVLGPILVRREPVGVVAAVVPWNVPQFTAAAKLAPALLAGCTVVLKPSPETPLDSYILGEIAREAGLPEGVLSILPAGREVSEYLVGHKGVDKVSFTGSVEAGRRVMEVASRNLTRVTLELGGKSAAVILPDADLATAVAGIVPAAWMNNGQACVAQTRILAPRSRYDEIAEAFAAAASALVVGDPLDAATQVGPLVAERQRRRSLDYIRIGQEEGAKILCGGGRPAGLERGWYVEPTLFGGVDNSMRIAREEIFGPVICLLPYGDEDEAAAIADDSDYGLSGSVWTSDVEHGIDFARRVRTGTYNVNTFSLDMLGPFGGYKNSGVGREFGPEGYGEFLEHKMIHLPAGHGSH
- a CDS encoding ferredoxin, with the protein product MGDRWRVEVDRTLCIGSGMCVGHAPDSFDLDAARQSHARATTADADEKLLAAAENCPVEAITLTAADSGEPVFPPEE